The Pagrus major chromosome 5, Pma_NU_1.0 genomic sequence taactttttgaccatatcatgcagccctagtGGTGACACAGAAGAGCTTGACATTAACTGACAGTATTTCACCGTTAATGTCCTTCAGTCTAGGACCACTTCAGTGAATCTCTCGTCTGTCTTCTGTAATAAAGCCGCTGACACGCTGGTGTTTAAATATTACTCACTGGTCTTAATTACATAACGCAAAGACACAAATGAGAACATGGTGAGGTCTGCAAAGTACACACAGGCCTCTAAGtaattattttactttcaaTTGAATCTCCTTggaattaaaatgtaataaaatgattattttgtgaTGTACAAGTTGATGATTTTGAGCAAATTATGATGAAAAACGTGTAAAATTagttattattcatttatgagGGAGTTTTGTCTTCTATCAGTAGAACAAAGTTCATCAATTTAGTTTTAGTTGCTTTCCAAACATTTGCAACACCGTTATGTGTTTTTGATATTGGATAAGTATTCTTAATATCCTCACATATAACTCAGAATTAATATTTAGAGACTGTGGTGCAATCCAATTTATAATGGAAATATTCAATAACCACATATTAGTTTTTCATGTAAAGTGGAGAAAGGTCATCCACTCCTTCAcaaatagtttttaaataatatGTTACAACAGCAAAATGTCTCTCTGATGAGCCAAATGTTATGATCGGCAATACAGTGTCTGCATTAGTCCTTTTAGCCTTCATCGGCTCTACTGAGCTCCAGATACGATGACATATATGgtacaattttttaaaaaattacatacattttcacCTACTTTTCAATTAACTGATAGAAGAATACAATTATTCCAATAAATGGctcttttaaaaacatattttcttaaaGCCACACAGCATCAGATAATGGGTATTATTGTGGAAATGTGTGGACTCCAGTCATTGTAACTTGCCtcgacagaaaataaatgacttgagactcaaCTTGGACtctttgaagaagaaaaaataagaaatacattagcttttataaagttatttgttttttgtttgatttatttcactgaacatcaaatataataaaaaaataaataaaatcattgtCATACTTTCAGAACAGGTTAGATAATTGCccaataatatcattattagacAGGAACTAAAACCTTGTCGGGATACAAGGTGAGACCTTTTGATTATTCATCATCAAACATCTAAAAGACTAAAAAGAAGTCTTGTCAAGTTCTTTGAATCATTAAGTGCTGcaacaaacaattatttgaaTGATTGATTCAATAGTTTACTATTATCTCACTTgattgtttggtctgtaaaatttaaaaaaattgtagGAAATTGGAAAAATGCCTTGTTTTGACTAATCAACTGTTCAAAATTTAATAAACTAATAACTCCATAAAATCCTTTTAATTAAGAAGGAGGACTTGGTGATATTTGACACTGAGACTGAAGCTGTCACAGATGTCTCCTCactgtttgttaatgttttctcTGAGTCAACATGGAAACTTCTAAATCTTTGGATTATCATGAGATGCCTTCaggacaacaaacacacactcaagacAAATATACGTACGTATGaagcactcaaacacacacacgcagctcaTCACAGACAACTATCACTCTTACCTCTCACAGCATTTGCATGTTATTCAAATATGGCTGCTTTAGTTCAAACGTGAGTGTCAGTGGAGCAGTTTGACACTTTAAACTACTGAATTTTCCTTCTGCCTCTTGtataataaataatgtgtgtgtttccctgtggAGATCTTTACGCACACTGCCCTCACTGTTGAACACAACTCAAATCACCTGAAACATTTCCATATTTTAAAGACATCCACGGCTGACTAcccagaggacagacaggtgtgtgcgCACTCACCAGGGGATGAACTTGGCCTGGTCGCCCATTTTGCTCTCGAAGTTCTCCCAGGCGACGGACACCTCTCCTCCGTCCGACTCCATCACATCGCCGTAGCGGTCGTGGAAGCCGCTGATGAACTCCTCCAGGGTGACGGTGCCGTCTCCGTTGAAGTCCAGCCGGTTGAAGATGCGCTCGGCCTCGGCCTCGGGCACCTGCAGCTCCCCGCAGATGATGAGGAACTCGCTCTTCTCGATCTCTCCGGAGTTGTCCACGTCGTAGGTCTGGAAGAGGGTGCGCAGCCGGTCCTGCTCCTCCGCGCTCATACCCTTGATGGAGGGAGGTGGTCCGCTGGAAAACAGAAGGCGTTTCAATGAATTAAAGGTGGACACCGAGACGACCCAGAgaccctaaaaaaaaaaaagtcccggAGGGTTTATTCTCTGGACGCTTGAAAACCGCAAAGTTAAACTCCAAACTTCCAGACGTGTGCGCTCTTATCCAAAACACGTCGACAGCTGTTAcgcttttacaaaaaaaacaaacaaaaaaagatcgAGTTGATCCATTTTGACGATGTAATCAATCAAACGTGGACATTTCTGCTCCTGTGGTGTCTTCACCGAATCATTTCCCGGTTCGTTGCAGCCAATAATCAGCCGGACGgacagagaggctgctgtgagGCTCAGGTAACGCGCCGGTCATCTACCTGtgcgcagtgtgtgtgtgcgtcagaggtgtgtgtgtgtgtgtgtgtgtgtgtgtgtgtgtgtgtgtgtgtgtgtgagagagagaggtgtgtgttcactcctctctctctgtctcactttaACAATAGAGGTCCGGGCTTCAGGCCAGTGAGAGCGCTTTTATTGTGGTGACTAACAGCCTGTGATATAGTTGAATAAACTTTATAGATTATAGAAGAAGctgaaaagcaagaaaataCGTTTTTATATCTGAGACACATGTTTGCACACAATATAGTCTGTGTCTGGGAATAACTCAGTAGTTTTAGACTTTAGATGCATTAAAAtaactttagtttttgtttcaattcattatttattttctataatgGCCTTTTAAATTGTATTACACGGATCACCGTTTACTTTCAGCTATAATCTGTTACTActtaatgtatttgttgtaatatattaattaaaggtgcactatgtagttttgaggaagacattttattcagaagagactcaacaaactgaccttaaaggacaacagtttcatactgatttattttgtttatatattttctatgtctatatttttgtccatttgtGTGTTATTGTCTAACGATATTTCTCTATTTTTCATctccatttatatttttattatatcttttgattactttttagtattgtttgttgttttgcaatAAAAgtaattctgattctgatatatggcggaccctgccacctttccagcttcaaacagtgttattttcctgtgagaacagcttgtttattcagttaaagaaaaaataagtagtttgtattattacctcaattATATTGtcaacattaaaattctgagtttgaattttttctccaaaactacagtgtCCCTTTTAAGGAAACAGCAAACacaatactactactactactactactactactactaataataataataatagtagtaataataataataataataataataataataataatacttattCTCAGTTGCAGAAAACAGCAGGGCCGGATTAACCCACATAGCGGCAGCAGGGCAAAAAAGAGCTGTGGGTCCCCGTTCAGCCCGATGTACATTTCCTCTGGTTAGGGTGGTTATTGAGGAAATGCATCATGTTATCATGACATCAACTGATATATAAAAGTATTGCAGCAATATTTGGAAACAGAGCATTAAGATTAGGCACGGGGGGGGGGGCAAATCTGCTAGATGGGGTACTACGGCAACACCACTGGGACAAACCACACGCAGAACTGCAATACTAGAACCAAAATTTGTTACATTTAGTTATAATTCTGattacatgtcttttttttctctctttttatttgttgtcaTGCGCTAATGATTATTTCTGACTGGGTATGTGGTTGCCTGTTGTAGAATAgcaatttatttatattttttcagttcaagttcaagCTCTTTCAGTTTTATCAGTTAGGCTGTATGATGTTTGTATGTGATGCGTGTAATTATGGCCTTGTGTCAAATAGGCACTCTTGCTACACGTCTTATGTCAGTTTTTGCATTTAGAGGGCTCCGCAGTCAAGTTAGCAGTCATATGTAGTACAGGGTGCCCAGATGAGAAGGGGTGTTGGGGGTCGGCGTGGTCACGGTGGCAATGATGAGTAAAACACATGAGAGTCAATTGTTTAATTTCCCTCCGTAGTTTTTCTTTCAATTCAACAACATCTTAACGTTGCCCTCACAGTAGATGTTTATTAATTTGCGATGCTACTGTACATTGCTAAAAAACAGTGTCATGCATGTGGGATGCAACCTACTGTAGCCAATACAGAGCCGGCTGCAGGGCAACACCAAACGATcagtatttaatgttttatacgCCGATGACTCAAAACTGATTCAGTCTAATTTTCTAATTAGGACAGGATTCGGGATTCAGGACAACAGCTTGTAATTGACTGTCCCAAATTTTTTAGGAAAACTAGTCACCCTAACGTAGTTTGGTTACACCTTCAAAATATTATCACTTTGTGACTGTTATTAACCTCGtgatactttttgttttgttggttaggtttaggcaccaaaattACTTGGTACGTTTAGGAAAAGACTatactttgtgttaaaataactgaGCTCAGTCACATGATCTAAGTAAGTCACGTCACATAACGTAACTGATGTAGAGTAAGTTATGCCagttacataacataacttaaaaaacaaatcactcttgactctcgGTCAGACTCTGGACGCAAACCCTACTTGGAAAGTGCTTTATCCAACCCATCCGACACCCCAACCACTCCCTGATCAGACTTTTCCCGCTCTTGCAGCttcaaaaagtgacattttaggggtaactacagcgtcaaacttgGAAGTGAAGAGCAACTGAGCAGCTGGCTGTATTTGACGTGTTGAGAGTGAGAACGGGctgaaatgttgctttaagtcaCCTTAAAGGCGTAATATGCAATGTCTGTTGCAAACACTCAAAGTCGGCCCCTCCTCTCTGCcccagagaaaacaaaacaacagagccCCACCCTTCAGGCCGGTCAACACAGTACATTTTCTCCACTACATGTTTTTTGATCTCTCACCTGGATATAACAAGTTCCTCATTGTCTGAAAAGTCTCCCTCCCTTTTCAAGTTCAAGTCGTCTGATTCAGAGTCTTCTTTATCCTCTGTGTCCTGGTCTTTGAAGCCGTTGATGAACTCCTCTAAGGTCACGGTGCCGTCTTTGTCGACGTCCAGGCGTTTGAATATCTTCTCCGCTTCGCTGGACGGCACTTGGAGCTCCTTACAAATAGTAAAGAACTCATCTCTTTCGATCTGCCCTGAATTATCCTCATCGTAGGCGTTGAAGAGCAAAGTCAGCCGTTTGCGTTCGTCGATACTCATACCTTTTCTTGCCATGGTTGTGCTTTGTTAATGTGGCTCTAGAAGAAAGAGTGTTACAGATCTTAAACAGCAGATAAAGGTGCCAGAGCCAATGAGTTTAACTCTGCAGTTTCAAATGGTTGAAGTTAACATGGTGCTTCCTTGTGGTGAGAATCAGAAAAGGTTAGAAGCCGGCTGTTAGGTTGGAGCGAGTAAAACATTTTCCTCCATGTCTGAATAAATCCCATCGATAAAGGTGGAAAGACTGCAGCTCCAGGATTCTTCTGAATCCGTCTGCTACCTCACTTTTATacccttcctttttttttgtaacatgTCGTGTACACTCCTGAcgaaaacacatttatttttggacCCTCAATGACGGTGTTGCAAATGCTGTTAGAGCCATGACTGGTATCAAAGTGGAAGAATCCCTCCAGGAAATAACAGTGTGGCCTGGATCTGCAGGAGGAgcaataaataaagtttttgtttgAACTCCGAACAGGATGAAACGTGAATCCTCAGTTTCATCATATAGAAATATCATTGGTTGTACATGCATTCTGCAAGCGTTTGTGTTTTCTATCTTTAAATGTTGTTACTTACTTTAGTTAGTGACTTTACTTACTAGATCTCAGATAATGTTGGCATTCATACTTGGAAAACACTGGTTCAGACTACATTCTTCAGTGTTACAGACTATGTGGACATTATTTGCATGCACACTGCCTCTTCTACATGTTGAAGTGTGTCACACTCTGTCTCCATTTTATAACCACCTCCTTAACCGAACACATCACTGTGTACTTTTAAATCTGGTTTCCTGGTCTTCATGAAGCCCGGAGGCAGCAGCAtcagtacatttttttatttgcgAAGCCATACTGGGTATAATCCCTTCATATTTATCTCAGGGTTCCCAGGCTGTTCACAGAACTTGGTAGAACAGCTTTCTCATAATCTGTGCCCTGGAGTCACAGAGTAACCTTCAGAAGGCACTGCAGCTAAATTAATTTGTCTTCCTAAGAGTTCGAAACGCTGATAAAAAAGCTGTGATTGTTAATTATAAGCTCGACTTTGTTTTATATATCTGTTGTCCCTtgtctattaaaaaaaaaaaaaaatctgttttgacTTGTTCTTTGTATAATTCCTGTAACTTGCCTCTGGTCTCTCTCGAAAAAAGATTTATATTCCAAGGGACttcctggttaaataaatatataaataaaatataatgtatgCTCCCTTCTGTACTGTATACATTTGATCTATTGTGTATATGCTGTTCTTTATTGCTTTTTGCACTTCTGCTAAGATGctaaactgcagttcactgtcGCAGTATTTGTAGAATAACAATAAAGCTGAATCTAATCTAATAGTCAAAGGAAGGTAGAGATAACAGGTTAATGAGTCTGCTCAAAACAAAGCACAGCTGGATTATATTGAGATAAAACACTTGATGCCCTGCAGGTAACGGAGCCTCAGGATTGGGAGGTCACAGCACATTTataacacacacagtcacacacatagataaatgtaaatgcattttattCATCTCTGCATTTAAGTTATAATCTTGAGACTTCATTCAGCACATCACAggaataaatgtaattaaagtaagaattttattattttgtttcttttgtttcaactcttttatgttttgtatatCTGCCCAGCTGTGTACAGATGTTTCAGTGTGGGTCAGGGCAGTGGGTAAACTTTAACAGCAGTGTTAACTCCTCTGATCTCTCTCTCAGTGGGGAGACGAGTCCAGCCGTAGAGATGGAGCACCttcaacctaaagaaacatagaCACAAGTGAAAAGTGTGCTTGGTGGTACAACATGTGTAGAGATAAACTCTCTCTAATCTGCCGTATCAGTCCCATAATTACACCACTAGCAGCTGATCAGTCTCTGCTTCCCAAGAAATCACACCACAAAGTCGGCCATTGTATTCATGTTGTACAGTTTTGGTATAGACTACATTTTGCTCATCATAACAAAGAGGAAAGGCCTGCTTTTAGTGCAGTTAATATATTTAGTATATATACTATACTAatagtatagtataatatataatCAAGGGATGGTGTTTCCTCTGCTCTGTGAAATCACTGCAGATAAATACATActctgtgtatgtgcatgtgtatgtttaCCTCTTGCAGCGTCTGCAGAGCTTCAGTATGTTCTCCCGGGTGATGTGGCAGAAACTGAGTTTGACAGTATGGAGGTGTCCACTGCAGTAATTTGCCAGCAGAGTAACCCTGTGtgacacaagcacacagataCACTGTTTCTGTGAGTTACTGTGACATTTTACTCCTCGTCGTTACATTGCTGATGTCTGGGCATGTGGCATCAACACCACACATAGCTGAAGTGCTCAAGGAAGTATTTATGTTACAGGTTCGTACCCTCTGTTTCCTGTTCCAGTGGAGCTGAGATCCAGCTGCTCAAGTCTTCCACATCCCAGAGCCAGAGACCGAACTCCTGCATCTGTTACCGCCTTACACCCACTCACATCGAAGGATCtgacacacaaatgcacactgTGAGTGTCAGTCAGACATTAGTCAAAACTATCATCCTCAAAACTGGACCAACATGAGTCTAACTCGATTGAAAACCCAGAAAAGAGCAATTTGCGTCTCACaagaattattttaaattaatacaGTTTCCTCACAAGTATGGCAGCTTaggttgatgtgtgtgtttgtatctgtgtaCCTGATATAAGGTGCGTATTTGCTTATGCTGTGCAGTGTCAGGTCGGTCACTCCAGGGCAGGAACTCAAGGTCAAACTCTGAAGTCTGACACAGTTTTGAAGCAGAGTGTCCACTGTGGCGTCAGTAACCTGTCACAGTAACAACAGATGCAGAGAGGACATGTAAATCTCCACATAAGACGTAGGACTGTAGGATTTCTAAATTTCACAAAGCTTTTTTAACTTCAAATTCAACATATCTTGAATTTTGAGTCGTAGAATTTGAAACCCACCGCCTGCAGTCCGGTGAGATTAAGTGAAATGAGACATTtgagctgtgatgtcatcactgtgAGACTGTGCGTGTTGACTTTTGGCACCTGTCCGATGTTGAGATGTTCAAGGCGAGGACacatctgaaacacaaaaactggAAACCTGTTCACACTGCTCATGTAGTGGGAAacatattgttgttgtgttgttgcaaATCTCTGCACAAGGAGTCATTTTCATATGTTAAAGCATGTTTGAGACACATGATACACGGTGCTGAACAATTTTTTCTGCAGTTTAAAACAAGCGAAATTGCATTCGattgcttttcaaaataatcGAATACCTCAAACACTGTCTGTAGACATGATGGGGTGAGGAACTGACAGCCGAACACCTCCAATCTGCACAGACTGAtgtgaaaacacactcacacaaacagaaacaaacacacatgtgcacatcCTGATTATATCTGGATTGATTATccactaaaaacacaaatagtCAACTAGCCAGTTTGGATTTTAAAGGCATGAAACATCAAGCAACTTCGGTGTTAAAGGGACAATAATCACACACAGGCATCCACATGCACATTTATGAAGACAGTTCATTTAAAGTCAAAGACAGGAAACTTATGCACACGCAAATGTTTTGTCTGATGCACCTTGTAGTGCATTAAAGAAACTTACACTGAcctgtctttgtgtctcatgATAAGTTTCGTCAGTGGGTCATCAGTGACATGACAGCCATTCAGGACAACAGATTTTAATTGCAACCTACAGGAAAGACAAATGAAGCATCATCCAGagaagtttttaaaatgtacggTAGATGAATTCAGTATTTGGTGTTGCTTTCACTTAATTAAGGCATCATCTCATCAGCCTGTcatattggcagaaatgttcattttggtCTAAAgcagatattacatttttaagccTTTAACTGCCATTACCGATGACGTGTTGCCGATTGAAAACAGTgcgtgttttaaaaaaatgtcattttttttacttttaaacttttaaaaagttttgtagagtgtgtgcgtgtgtgtctgtatgtgtgtgtgtgtgcgtgtgtgtgtgtgtgtgtgatagtgtgtgtgtgtgatagtgtgtgcgtgtgtgtgtgtgtgtgtgtgttctattTGTCTTTGATTTTTTGCATCAAGGCCATTTGAACCTCCAATCGTCATggcaacataaaacaacataagcAGGTCTATATAAGCTGTAGAGAAACATTGCTTCAGTCCGACTCTTCAACTACTTCAA encodes the following:
- the LOC140995701 gene encoding uncharacterized protein — encoded protein: METHPVTRSGHAVSELLEDSGNRRQIINQELSLHLLSDSPFSEQQKLRYVLDWTHSFLSSGSEIHHELSRADGLILADEAHRETQKISPELKVTSCTGPGLHGDQLLALIGRRCDRVTGVDVSWSGATDTGVKALSDGRSELQLKSVVLNGCHVTDDPLTKLIMRHKDSLCRLEVFGCQFLTPSCLQTVFEMCPRLEHLNIGQVPKVNTHSLTVMTSQLKCLISLNLTGLQAVTDATVDTLLQNCVRLQSLTLSSCPGVTDLTLHSISKYAPYIRSFDVSGCKAVTDAGVRSLALGCGRLEQLDLSSTGTGNRGVTLLANYCSGHLHTVKLSFCHITRENILKLCRRCKRLKVLHLYGWTRLPTEREIRGVNTAVKVYPLP